TTAAAGTATTAAAATAATAAAAAGAGATTTAACTTATGGAAAACCATAATAGTTAAATCTCTTTTTATTAATATAATTCTGTAATGATTTCTATTCCATTTTTCTTTAAAATTTCTGCTGTTACACCATTTCCTTTTACTAAGGTTTTGCTAAAGGTTCCATTATATATTTCTCCAACACCACAAGAAGGACTTTTAGCTTTTAAAATAGCTTTTTTACAATTGAAAAGCTTAGCTATTTTAAAAGTTTCCTCTGCACCTTTTATAAAATATACTGTTACATCTCTTCCTTTATTATCGATAACTTTAGCGTTCTTTTCCAAAACCTCTTTGCCTGTGCCATTAATAATTTCGGCTGGATTTCTAGGCGTAGACATTCCACCAAGTTGCTCTGGACATACAGGAATAACTTTTTTCCCCTTGCAAATTTCTTTAACCTTATCACTAAAATTATTTTCACCACTATATTTGCAATTCACTCCTAAAAGACACGCTGAAACAATAATACTTTCCTCTTTCATATTATCACCTTACTTTAATTCAACAACAGTAACTCCTGTGCCGCCTTCTCCAAAATTACCAAGCCTGTAGCTTTTTACATGAACATTTCTTTTAAGCATGGTGTTTATAGCATTTCTTAATACACCAGTACCTTTTCCATGAATTACTGTTACAGAACCTAAGCCTGCCATGTATGCTTCATCTAAATATATGTCAGTTTTATATATTGCTTCTTCTGAATCCATACCTCTTAAATCTATAGATTGAGAAACTGATCTTAAATTAAGCTTTGCCTCTCTCTTTTTTATAGCCTTTTCTTTTTTGGATATTGGATTGTTCTGTGTTTTTCTTAAATCTTTTAGTTTTACATTTATTTTCATTATACCTGCTTGAATTTCAACTTCACCTTTACCATCTTGTGATGATACTACAATACCCTTCATATTAAGAGAAGGTATAAATACTTCCTCTCCTTCTTTGACTGACTTTAGTACTTCTCCTTCATCCATTATTTCTTTATTTAAGCTTTCTTCTGCATTATCAAGCTTTTCCTTTAATTTTTGTCTACTATCTTGAAGCTTTTGCCTTGCTTCTGAGGAATAGCCCAATCTCTCCATTTCTCTCATGTCTTTTAGTATCTTATCTGCTTCTGCTTTTGCTTCTTCTATTATTCTTTTGGCTTCGCGCCTTCCCTCATGAAGTGCTTTTTCCCTAGTTTCTGTAATAGAGGATACCTTCTTCTCATATTTATCTTTAAATTTTTCTGCTTCTTCTTTTAAAAATTCTGCTTTTCTTAAATTTTCCTCAGCTTTTACACTTCTTGTTTGCAAACTTTGAATTAAATCCTCAAACTCTAATGTATCCTTTGATATACCTTTTCTAGCTTCTTCAATTATATAGTCCGAAAGTCCAAGTCTCTTTGAAATTTCAAAAGCATTTGACTTTCCAGGTATACCTATTAAAAGCCTATAGGTTGGTCTTAAAGTTTCCACATCAAATTCAACCGAAGCATTTTCAACATTTTCAGTTTTAAGTGCATATGCCTTAAGTTCACTATAATGTGTTGTTGCAACTATTTTTGATCC
The Clostridium felsineum DSM 794 DNA segment above includes these coding regions:
- a CDS encoding DUF523 domain-containing protein is translated as MKEESIIVSACLLGVNCKYSGENNFSDKVKEICKGKKVIPVCPEQLGGMSTPRNPAEIINGTGKEVLEKNAKVIDNKGRDVTVYFIKGAEETFKIAKLFNCKKAILKAKSPSCGVGEIYNGTFSKTLVKGNGVTAEILKKNGIEIITELY